A region of Moorena producens PAL-8-15-08-1 DNA encodes the following proteins:
- a CDS encoding extracellular solute-binding protein, whose protein sequence is MKRRSLILGASSIALSQLASGCNIGQQASLKVRLLQNSIPVQLLGEFRKTLTLRAKLNFDPEKQLSALFQLLTSLKEQGKPKNNQDWFPLDLLPIRFRKPISTDLVTLGDYWLKSAIEQELIQPLKIETLPGWKQLPPEYQKLVKRDQTGQLDNSREIWGAPYRWGATVIAYRRDKFKALGWTPTDWSDLWRESLRDRISVLDHPREVIGLTLKNLGLSYNQQDLNQVKDLKPALRQLAKQVKFYSSDHYLKPLVLGDTWVAVGWSTDILALRTRDRQIEAVVPQSGTALWSDVWVKPVSVSSASDSSESNSGSDLSKQWIQFCWQSKSAKQISLLTNAASPILVNMPREKLPQDLQTLPLLLPEAAILNKCEFLHPLPESTQKQYESLWKEMRST, encoded by the coding sequence ATGAAGCGACGCTCCTTGATACTAGGTGCTAGTAGCATAGCCCTTAGTCAGTTAGCATCTGGTTGTAATATCGGACAACAAGCCTCTTTAAAGGTAAGGCTGTTGCAAAATTCAATCCCAGTTCAGCTGTTGGGTGAATTTCGTAAGACCTTAACACTACGGGCTAAGCTAAATTTTGACCCGGAGAAACAACTATCTGCTTTATTCCAACTCCTGACAAGCTTGAAAGAGCAAGGCAAACCCAAAAATAACCAAGATTGGTTTCCCCTAGATTTGCTCCCGATTAGGTTTAGGAAACCGATAAGTACTGATTTAGTTACCTTAGGAGATTATTGGCTCAAGTCAGCCATTGAGCAGGAATTGATCCAACCTTTGAAGATAGAAACGTTGCCAGGATGGAAACAACTGCCACCAGAATACCAGAAACTCGTCAAACGTGACCAAACTGGTCAGCTAGACAACTCAAGAGAAATTTGGGGTGCTCCTTATCGCTGGGGTGCTACCGTGATTGCCTATCGCCGTGACAAGTTCAAAGCCTTAGGCTGGACTCCCACTGATTGGAGTGACTTGTGGCGTGAGTCTTTACGCGATCGCATTTCTGTATTAGACCACCCCCGAGAAGTGATTGGTTTAACCTTGAAAAACCTAGGCTTATCCTATAATCAACAGGATTTAAATCAAGTCAAAGACTTGAAACCAGCACTTCGACAACTGGCTAAACAGGTTAAATTCTACAGTTCGGATCACTACCTAAAACCTCTAGTGTTGGGGGATACCTGGGTCGCAGTCGGTTGGTCTACGGATATCCTGGCACTAAGAACACGCGATCGCCAAATTGAGGCAGTGGTGCCTCAGTCAGGAACAGCCCTGTGGTCAGATGTATGGGTAAAACCCGTATCAGTCAGCTCTGCTTCTGACTCCTCAGAAAGTAACTCTGGGTCGGATTTAAGCAAACAGTGGATTCAATTTTGCTGGCAAAGCAAATCAGCCAAGCAAATTTCTCTACTGACTAATGCTGCTTCCCCGATTCTTGTTAATATGCCTAGGGAGAAGCTGCCACAAGATCTCCAAACCTTACCTCTACTGCTGCCAGAAGCAGCAATTCTCAACAAGTGTGAATTCCTCCATCCCTTACCAGAGTCTACACAAAAGCAGTATGAATCCTTGTGGAAAGAAATGCGAAGTACGTGA
- a CDS encoding nicotinate-nucleotide--dimethylbenzimidazole phosphoribosyltransferase: protein MIRVYTQQVNGKRWLQQYQGCSPVFACILGFTATGLIPGISAAGATPDDRQYTAIADAEFLVNGVTRQPQYPLPALTVGVSPVLISRAVVEAFNLPIYLFNAGLPHPPTVPAIDLGGIPAKCLTSGNALPLETVKRLFRQGLQWGEKLASVVGDSYLIISECVVGGTTTALSLLTGLGIDAAGKVNSSHPQCNHGQKWEVVELGLERAGLGGRGAGELPESEPRKKNSPSHPHHTAPLYSLTSSSCHALTPSPLDHLKLVAAVGDPMQIAAAGMAMAASRRCGVLLAGGTQMLAVYTLAQALAESGLAHPSITEGNSLAWQPAQVVVGTTRWVAEDSTGDTVGLAKDIGSVPLLATQLSFSQSRYSQLQAYEQGYVKEGVGAGGCAIAAHLYKGWNSAELLQAIENLVEQYRLSLR from the coding sequence ATGATCCGAGTGTATACCCAGCAGGTAAACGGAAAACGATGGTTACAGCAGTATCAAGGATGCTCACCGGTATTTGCTTGTATTTTAGGATTCACTGCTACTGGGCTGATTCCAGGCATTTCTGCTGCTGGTGCTACCCCAGATGATCGTCAGTATACTGCGATCGCTGATGCTGAGTTTTTGGTCAATGGAGTTACTCGCCAACCTCAATATCCCCTTCCTGCTCTAACTGTGGGAGTATCCCCTGTATTGATTTCCCGTGCTGTAGTTGAGGCATTTAACCTACCCATCTATCTGTTCAATGCTGGTTTACCTCACCCTCCGACAGTACCAGCCATTGACTTAGGTGGTATTCCTGCTAAGTGCCTAACGTCTGGAAATGCTTTGCCCCTGGAAACAGTGAAACGGTTATTTCGGCAAGGTTTACAGTGGGGAGAAAAGCTAGCAAGTGTGGTTGGTGATAGCTATCTGATTATTAGTGAGTGTGTGGTTGGGGGAACTACCACCGCACTTAGTTTGCTCACTGGCTTGGGGATTGATGCCGCTGGTAAGGTTAACAGTAGCCATCCCCAGTGCAATCATGGTCAAAAGTGGGAGGTGGTGGAGCTGGGGTTAGAACGAGCTGGGTTAGGGGGTAGGGGAGCCGGGGAGCTTCCCGAAAGTGAACCTAGGAAGAAAAATTCACCGTCTCACCCCCACCATACCGCACCTTTATACTCCCTCACCTCCTCATCCTGTCACGCCCTAACACCATCACCACTTGATCACTTAAAGCTAGTGGCAGCAGTGGGAGATCCCATGCAAATTGCTGCAGCAGGTATGGCAATGGCAGCTAGTCGTCGCTGTGGCGTTTTACTGGCTGGTGGTACCCAAATGCTAGCGGTTTATACCTTAGCACAGGCATTGGCAGAGTCGGGTTTAGCCCACCCCAGTATTACTGAGGGTAATTCCCTAGCATGGCAACCAGCACAAGTAGTTGTGGGAACAACTCGCTGGGTGGCAGAAGACTCGACTGGTGACACGGTTGGATTAGCAAAAGATATTGGGAGTGTACCCCTTTTGGCAACACAATTGAGTTTTAGCCAGTCTCGTTATTCTCAGCTACAGGCATATGAGCAAGGATATGTCAAAGAAGGTGTGGGTGCTGGAGGATGTGCGATCGCAGCCCACCTTTATAAGGGCTGGAACTCGGCTGAATTACTTCAAGCCATTGAAAACTTAGTGGAGCAATATCGTCTTTCTCTGAGGTGA
- a CDS encoding DUF2232 domain-containing protein gives MSDSFDDGQAASQDLFAQSKNKPTKSTTEFPKSNADVTEMGDQLTGQPNHPLEKREPRAVYKQSTSANTQRLGNGLNPRAKTPITMVETAFLASTASLIWLINYYFPLGPILKMFFPVPIALVYLRRGSRASWMAALVSGLLLSVLMGVTRSIIFLVPYGLMGVQLGAFWKRRASWLLSISMGTLIGTIGFFFRFWLFSILLGEDLWVYVMTQVTGLLDWWFVKLGLLFQPSLFLVQTLAIVMIIINNAIYLFVVHIVALLMLDRLGNPIPRPPNWVKVLLDYD, from the coding sequence ATGAGTGATTCTTTTGATGATGGTCAAGCGGCTTCACAAGATCTCTTTGCCCAATCTAAAAACAAACCCACAAAATCAACAACGGAATTCCCTAAGAGCAATGCTGATGTAACTGAGATGGGGGATCAATTAACTGGGCAGCCAAATCACCCACTAGAAAAGAGGGAACCTAGGGCAGTCTACAAACAATCCACTTCTGCTAACACACAGCGCCTGGGTAATGGTCTAAACCCTAGAGCTAAGACACCTATAACCATGGTAGAAACAGCGTTTCTGGCCAGTACCGCTAGCTTGATTTGGCTGATTAATTATTACTTTCCTCTAGGACCAATACTCAAAATGTTTTTCCCAGTGCCGATTGCTTTAGTTTACCTAAGGAGGGGCAGTAGGGCATCCTGGATGGCAGCACTGGTTTCGGGGTTGTTACTATCAGTGCTTATGGGAGTAACTCGCAGTATTATCTTTTTGGTCCCTTATGGTCTAATGGGGGTGCAACTGGGAGCTTTTTGGAAACGTCGAGCTAGCTGGCTGCTTTCTATTAGCATGGGTACGCTAATTGGTACAATAGGCTTCTTTTTTCGGTTTTGGTTGTTCTCAATTCTACTGGGGGAAGACCTCTGGGTTTACGTGATGACCCAGGTGACAGGATTATTGGATTGGTGGTTTGTCAAGCTGGGCTTGCTATTTCAGCCCAGTCTATTTCTAGTTCAAACCCTGGCTATAGTAATGATTATAATCAATAATGCCATTTATTTATTCGTGGTGCATATTGTAGCCTTACTAATGCTAGACCGATTAGGAAACCCGATTCCTAGACCACCAAACTGGGTAAAAGTTTTGCTGGATTACGATTGA